The Ruficoccus amylovorans DNA segment GTTTCAAATAAAACTGTAGCTATTTTCTCTGGGATCTGGTAGTGGGTAGTGATGAAAACGCTATCGTTGGATTTGAGACGGCGGCTCGTGGAGAGCTACGATGAAGGCAAGTGCACGCAGGCCGAGGTGGCTCAGCGTTTCCGGGTGTCGTTGGGGATGGTGAAGAAGCTGATCCAGCAACGGCGCCGGACTGGCCTGATCGAAGCCCGGCATCGGTTTTCGGGCCGCAAGGCACGCTTATTGCCTGATCATGGGCCGGAACTGAAGGCATTGGTGGGGCAGCATCCGGACTTGACCTTGGCCGAAATCAAGGAGCGTCTGGACTTAGGCTATACGGTCGGAGCGATCCATTGGGCTCTGGACAAGCTGGGGCTGACATATAAAAAAAGACGCTCCATGCCTCCGAGCAAAACCGCCCCGATATCGCGCAAGCCCGCCGCCGCTGGAAGCGCAGCCAAGGCGGCCTCGACCCGGCGCGGCTCGTGTTCATCGACGAGTCGGCGGCCAAGACCAACCTGACCCGGTTACGGGGTCGCGCCCCTCGGGCGCCAACGTCTGCTCTGCCATGCTCCGCATGGACACTGGCACACCACCACGATGATCTCCTCGGGCGCCTGGACGGCACCACCGCCTGCATGAGTGTTGAGGGCGCGGCTAACACCGAGGTCTTTCAAGCCTATGTGCTCCAG contains these protein-coding regions:
- a CDS encoding transposase, with the translated sequence MKTLSLDLRRRLVESYDEGKCTQAEVAQRFRVSLGMVKKLIQQRRRTGLIEARHRFSGRKARLLPDHGPELKALVGQHPDLTLAEIKERLDLGYTVGAIHWALDKLGLTYKKRRSMPPSKTAPISRKPAAAGSAAKAASTRRGSCSSTSRRPRPT
- a CDS encoding transposase: MFIDESAAKTNLTRLRGRAPRAPTSALPCSAWTLAHHHDDLLGRLDGTTACMSVEGAANTEVFQAYVLQILVPSLRPGDIVIMDNLRAHKNEDTLNLIRQAKAQVRFLPAYSPDLNPIEMMW